The following is a genomic window from Myxococcales bacterium.
GTGCAGTGCTCGAGCAAGTTGGTCGAGAAAAAAATATTGGTAAAGAGGTTCTCGTTTCTGCGCTTGAAGATGCTATGCTGAGCGCCGCTCGCAAAAAGCTTGGTTTGGATGCTGACCTTGAAGCTCGCTATAACGAAGAAATCGGCGAGGTCGAAGTTTATGAATTTCTGCGTATCATAAAAGATGGCGAAGTAAAAAAGTCTGGGGAAATTTTTTTCAAAGATGCAAAAAAACTGGATCCTGATCTAACTGAGGAAGCTCTTGGTGAAGATCTTGGTGTGAAACTTGAGTCTAGTGAGTTCGGTCGAATAGCTGCTCAGAATGCCAAACAGATCATTGTTCAAAGAGTGCGTGAAGCAGAACGAATGATGGTTTATAACGAGTATAAAGATCGTAAGGGTGAGATTGCTACAGGTACCGTGAGGCGTTTTGAACGTGGTGATGTGATCGTTGATTTGGGTAGAGCAGAAGCCATATTGCCGACCTCAGAACAGATTTCTAAAGAGAATATTCGTATTCACGATCGTATTGTTGCGTACGTTGTGGATGTGCTTGAGGTAGCAAGAGGAGCGCAGATTATTCTTTCTCGGACACATCCAAATCTGGTAGTGAAATTGTTTGAACAAGAAGTACCCGAAATTGCCGAGGGAATCGTCAGCATAGAGAGCGCTGCACGAGAAGCAGGGTTTAGAACCAAAATCTCTGTCCGATCCAAAGATCAGGATGTTGATCCTGTTGGAGCGTGTGTCGGGATGAAGGGAGCTCGGGTCCAGGCGGTTGTGCAAGAGTTGCGTGGAGAAAAGATCGATATTGTTCCTTACGACTTGGACGAAGCTCGTTTTGTTTGTAATGCGCTTGCTCCAGCTGAGGCAACTCGTGTTTTGATCAATGAAGAAGAACGCAGTATGCAAATTGTTGTTCCTGATGAACAATTGTCATTGGCGATTGGACGAAGAGGGCAAAATGTGCGCTTGGCTTCACAGTTGACAGGGTGGAAAATTGACATTCAGGCTGAGTCGAAGGCGGCTGCTGAAAAAGAAGAGGCCTGGGTATCACTTTCCCAAATTAAATCGTTATCTGAGCTTCAATTCCAAACCTTGTTTAACTATGGAATTAAGAGCGTCACAGATTTTTTGGAAACTGATAACGATACCTTAGAAACAATTCCTGGGTTTGAAGAATCTGACTTTGTTGCCTTAAAAGCGGAAGCTGAAAATGTGAAAAAGTCAGAAGAAGAACGAAAAGTTGAGCAGGGAAAATTAGTACGTATTTTTGCTAAGGTTTTGTTGGTTATTGATGAAGTTTGTAGCAAACTTGCCGAGGAAGATCGTCAGTCTGAATTAGCTCTCGACAGCCTAGGGATAGAATCAAAAGAAAAATTGGAAGCTGTAGGTTTTAGCGATCTAGTAGATGTCTTCCTGTGCAAAGATGCGCAAGGCTTGGCTAAAAGTGCTGATCTTGATTTAGATACTGCAAAGGTGATTTTTGAAGTGGCTAAGAAGAAATTGGCTGCTCTTGATTCCCGCATTAGCTGCTAAGTGAAAATCGTATGGAAAGTGTTCGCAGTTGTTTAGTGTGTAGGAAAAAGGCGAGCAGGCAGAGCTTGCTGAGATTCGTGCGCGCTCTTGATGGGGAGATTGCTTTTGATGAAAAAGCAATAGCGCCTTCACGTGGCGCTTGGATTTGTGCCACCAGACTGTGTTTAACAAAAGCTTTTGATAAGAGGTTGTTATTTCGGAAAGAAAAAGTTTTACCGATAAACTCTAAAGAAATTTTAGAGCAGGTGACGAAACGATTAAAACTAAGCTTGTTGGGAAATCTGGGTATGTTAAGGCGTTTTGGCCACTGTGAAGTCGGTCGAGATGCTGTGAAAAGTTCGATGCTTTCTCAGAATATGGCTATGGTTTTATACGCTTCTGATTTTTCTCAGCGTTCATTGAAGGAAATTCAAGAAAACTCTAGAAGGTTTGATTGGCAGGTGCCAATTGTGAAGGTACCTGTTTCAATGGACGAGTTAGGAAATTGTTTAGGGCGTGAGAAAACGGGTGTTGTAGCCCTGAATAAAAGTCGTATAACGGAAGAAATTTTGATGAAATTGAATAAGTTGGCGTCTGTGAGCCAATAAGGAAACGGACAATATGCTGTATCGCAAAACTGCGAGTTTTGTTGAGTTGTTTATTTTCATCGACAAAGCGCTGACGAGCAGTGGTAAGGGGATGTTGAATGGGTAAATTACGAGTGCATGAATTGGCAAAAAAATTAAATATGTCCAACCAGGAAGTTATTGCCAAGCTCATTGCCAATGGTGTCGAAGTTCGTACCCATTCAAGCAGTGTCGATGAGCAGAAGGCATACAAAGCTTTGGGA
Proteins encoded in this region:
- the nusA gene encoding transcription termination/antitermination protein NusA, which codes for MKLEQLDLGAVLEQVGREKNIGKEVLVSALEDAMLSAARKKLGLDADLEARYNEEIGEVEVYEFLRIIKDGEVKKSGEIFFKDAKKLDPDLTEEALGEDLGVKLESSEFGRIAAQNAKQIIVQRVREAERMMVYNEYKDRKGEIATGTVRRFERGDVIVDLGRAEAILPTSEQISKENIRIHDRIVAYVVDVLEVARGAQIILSRTHPNLVVKLFEQEVPEIAEGIVSIESAAREAGFRTKISVRSKDQDVDPVGACVGMKGARVQAVVQELRGEKIDIVPYDLDEARFVCNALAPAEATRVLINEEERSMQIVVPDEQLSLAIGRRGQNVRLASQLTGWKIDIQAESKAAAEKEEAWVSLSQIKSLSELQFQTLFNYGIKSVTDFLETDNDTLETIPGFEESDFVALKAEAENVKKSEEERKVEQGKLVRIFAKVLLVIDEVCSKLAEEDRQSELALDSLGIESKEKLEAVGFSDLVDVFLCKDAQGLAKSADLDLDTAKVIFEVAKKKLAALDSRISC
- a CDS encoding DUF448 domain-containing protein, which codes for MESVRSCLVCRKKASRQSLLRFVRALDGEIAFDEKAIAPSRGAWICATRLCLTKAFDKRLLFRKEKVLPINSKEILEQVTKRLKLSLLGNLGMLRRFGHCEVGRDAVKSSMLSQNMAMVLYASDFSQRSLKEIQENSRRFDWQVPIVKVPVSMDELGNCLGREKTGVVALNKSRITEEILMKLNKLASVSQ